Proteins encoded in a region of the Isosphaeraceae bacterium EP7 genome:
- the ligA gene encoding NAD-dependent DNA ligase LigA, whose protein sequence is MAPSKDVRQQIASLRAEVERHSRLYYNDDSPEISDKEFDLLLKQLEQFELAHPEFADPDSPTKRVGGEPLAAFVTVTHAAPMLSIENTYNFDEVREWEARVRKGLNPGETVAYDAELKVDGVAVSLRYESGKLVLGATRGDGERGDDVTANLRTVRGIPLNLAGENPPAILEVRGEVFMTNAELVRLNELRAAAEDPPFANPRNATAGSLKLLDPKLCAVRRLRFVAHGLGEFRGLEAKSYTEILGQLSQLGIPISPYNASFDSIEAVIEHATLWQTKRHQLDFQTDGLVVKVDDIDQRKRLGSRSKSPRWVIAYKYEAEQAITRVVGISIQVGKTGKLTPVADLTPVKLAGTTVKRASLHNADEIARKDVRVGDTVVIEKAGEIIPQVVRVEVEVRDGTEVPYQFPTICPSCGAPVARPEGEVDFRCTNPASRCPDQLKESIRWFAHRDAMDVENLGAKIIDKLVNKELVRSLADLYRLNEATLADLDRMAAKSAKNLVDALQASKTRSLDRFLTGLTIRHVGTRTTEILAERFGTLEALRAATLADLEATPGIGPVVALSIFEFLQDPENYRQIDDLLAVGVSPSPVKARSQDEGALPLAGKTFVITGTLPERSREEAEALIKQHGGKVTGSVSKSTSYLLAGEKAGSKLEKAKQLGLVILDEPALVAMVGEGP, encoded by the coding sequence ATGGCTCCGAGCAAGGACGTTCGTCAGCAGATCGCCTCCCTCCGCGCCGAGGTCGAGCGCCACTCCCGCCTTTACTACAACGACGACAGCCCCGAGATCTCCGACAAAGAGTTCGACCTGCTCCTGAAGCAGCTCGAGCAGTTCGAACTCGCCCATCCCGAATTCGCCGACCCCGACAGCCCCACCAAACGAGTGGGGGGCGAGCCCCTGGCCGCATTCGTCACGGTCACCCACGCCGCGCCGATGCTCTCGATCGAGAATACGTACAACTTCGACGAGGTCCGCGAGTGGGAGGCACGCGTCCGCAAGGGGCTTAACCCCGGCGAGACCGTCGCTTACGACGCCGAGTTGAAGGTTGACGGAGTCGCCGTCAGCCTGCGGTATGAATCTGGCAAGCTCGTACTGGGCGCCACCCGCGGCGACGGCGAGCGCGGCGACGACGTGACGGCCAACTTGCGGACTGTCCGCGGCATCCCGCTCAATCTCGCCGGAGAAAATCCGCCCGCGATCCTCGAAGTGCGCGGCGAGGTCTTCATGACCAACGCCGAGCTCGTCCGCCTGAATGAGCTGCGCGCGGCCGCCGAAGACCCGCCGTTCGCCAATCCGAGGAATGCCACGGCGGGATCGCTCAAGCTGCTAGACCCCAAGCTCTGCGCGGTGCGCCGCCTCAGGTTCGTCGCCCACGGCCTGGGCGAGTTCCGCGGCCTGGAGGCGAAGAGCTACACCGAGATCCTGGGCCAGCTAAGCCAGCTCGGCATCCCCATCAGCCCGTATAACGCCTCGTTCGACTCGATCGAGGCCGTCATCGAGCACGCAACGCTCTGGCAGACGAAGCGCCATCAGCTCGACTTCCAGACCGATGGACTCGTCGTCAAGGTCGACGACATCGACCAACGGAAACGCCTCGGCTCGCGCAGCAAGAGCCCACGCTGGGTGATCGCCTACAAGTACGAGGCCGAGCAGGCCATCACCCGAGTCGTCGGCATCAGCATCCAGGTGGGCAAGACCGGCAAGCTGACCCCGGTCGCCGACCTGACCCCCGTCAAGCTCGCCGGCACCACCGTCAAGCGGGCCAGCCTCCACAACGCCGACGAGATCGCCCGCAAGGATGTCCGGGTCGGCGACACGGTCGTGATCGAGAAGGCCGGCGAGATCATCCCGCAGGTCGTCCGGGTCGAGGTTGAAGTCCGCGACGGCACCGAGGTTCCCTACCAGTTCCCCACCATCTGCCCCAGCTGCGGCGCACCCGTCGCACGCCCCGAGGGCGAAGTCGACTTCCGCTGCACCAACCCCGCGTCGCGCTGCCCCGACCAGCTCAAGGAGTCAATCCGCTGGTTCGCGCACCGCGACGCCATGGATGTCGAGAATTTGGGCGCCAAGATCATCGATAAGCTCGTCAACAAGGAACTCGTCCGGAGCCTGGCCGACCTCTACCGCCTGAACGAAGCCACGCTCGCCGACCTGGATCGGATGGCGGCGAAGTCTGCCAAGAACCTGGTTGACGCCCTGCAAGCGTCCAAGACGCGCAGCCTCGACCGATTCCTCACCGGCCTGACGATCCGCCACGTCGGCACCCGGACGACCGAGATCCTCGCCGAGCGGTTCGGAACCCTTGAAGCCCTGCGTGCCGCGACGCTGGCCGACCTTGAAGCGACCCCCGGCATCGGCCCCGTGGTTGCCCTGAGCATCTTCGAGTTCCTGCAAGACCCGGAGAACTACCGCCAGATCGACGACCTCCTCGCCGTCGGAGTCAGCCCGTCCCCGGTGAAGGCAAGGTCGCAGGACGAGGGGGCCTTGCCCCTGGCCGGCAAGACGTTCGTCATCACGGGCACCCTGCCCGAGCGATCGAGGGAAGAGGCCGAGGCGCTCATCAAGCAACACGGCGGCAAGGTCACTGGCTCGGTCTCCAAGTCGACGTCCTATCTCCTCGCGGGCGAGAAAGCCGGCAGCAAGCTCGAAAAAGCGAAGCAACTGGGCCTCGTCATCCTCGACGAGCCGGCCCTCGTCGCGATGGTCGGGGAGGGCCCCTGA